From the candidate division KSB1 bacterium genome, one window contains:
- a CDS encoding CotH kinase family protein: MSNRLLFLFFFVLFSDLHPAIVLNECQSKNTRTVADEDGQFSDWIELFNSSAQAVDLSGWGLSDNPAKPFKWVFPSLVIRPQEHLLLFASGKNRREVFYWQTIIRQGDVWRFFPGRSEPPASWKSLSFDDSNWQQGPSGFGYGDNDDATIIENVLTIYIRKTFKIDNPGRVLRLLLHVDYDDGFIAYLNGVEAARANMGEVHQHFAFNEPATAGHEAMIYQGQAPEAFEIDPALLRSGTNVLALEVHNINSTSSDLTLIPFLSVAVPEPPQDAPAILNLKSAALHTNFKLNQGGELLLLTSPDSSAADSVRIPSMPADISFGRRSDGASEWSLLAQPTPGEPNKDIVYIGQTEAPIFSLPGGLYSQPITLTLSDTSGGIIYYTLDGSEPTEKVFRYTRPIPLSQTTVIRARSLRPPLQPSRIITHTFVFNERSPFPIVCLTTDPDNLWDYETGLFEMGPNAASDYPYFGANFWQDWEKPVHVEFYEPDGRRAFALDAGLKVFGGWSRGRPQKPLAIFRRAEYDTAKIHYRIFPEKEIDEFESFILRNGGNDWDNTFWRDGFMQALVTGVTDLETMAFRPAHIYLNGEYWGILNIREKINEHFLHANRGIDPDAVDILDGSGTEDWQVMAGSRKAYAELLDFLNTHNLSDPRNYAVVDSLIDIDNYIDYQIAEQFIGNTDWPGNNIKYYRPHRPGGKWRWLIYDTDFGFHLYDTRYDFNMLEFAAQSNGPSWPNPPWSTLLLRRLLENETFRQKFIIRFADLLNTAFVPARVKSFIDRFDAMFRSEIERQRSRWPGSLGGYAGSLSRMRTFADRRPAFVRSHLRSYFKLAGEFELAVGVKGGGRVRVNTVAPDEFPWRGIYFQGMPITLTAVPDAGYRFTGWSRADFGVKPTITFLGTGNQEIIAFFEPAKETSDPLISEINYNSSPLFPAKDWIELYNPSAVSIRLAGWIIRDSRPDHRFVLPDDAVLPAFGFAVICADTLQMKKLFPRLQTVYGNMPFDFSNSGDAVVLCRPSGEAADSVFYSDEWPWPETADGQGYTLELIDPNSDRNQPSSWTASQIFGGTPGRPFRKESVIAGIEKAAPPIFSLSQNYPNPFNSETRIRYSIPFSGKVSLRVFDILGREVACLADEVQEAGERQITWQPDLPSSVYFYRISVKAGERTLTMTKKMILIR, from the coding sequence ATGTCGAATCGCTTGCTTTTTTTGTTCTTTTTCGTTCTTTTTTCCGACCTTCATCCTGCCATTGTGCTGAATGAGTGCCAATCGAAAAACACGAGAACTGTTGCTGATGAAGACGGGCAATTTTCGGATTGGATAGAACTGTTCAATTCTTCGGCTCAAGCAGTGGATTTGTCAGGTTGGGGGCTCAGCGACAATCCTGCCAAACCGTTCAAATGGGTTTTCCCAAGTTTGGTCATCCGGCCCCAAGAGCATCTTTTGCTGTTCGCTTCTGGAAAGAACAGGAGGGAAGTTTTTTATTGGCAAACCATCATCCGCCAAGGCGATGTTTGGCGTTTTTTCCCCGGCCGCAGCGAACCGCCGGCAAGTTGGAAATCTTTATCTTTTGACGATTCCAATTGGCAGCAGGGTCCCAGCGGTTTCGGATATGGCGATAATGACGACGCGACGATCATCGAAAACGTCTTGACGATCTATATCCGCAAAACATTCAAGATCGACAACCCCGGCCGCGTTCTTCGTCTTTTGCTGCACGTGGATTATGATGACGGTTTTATTGCTTATCTGAACGGCGTGGAAGCGGCCCGCGCCAATATGGGCGAGGTGCATCAACACTTTGCCTTTAACGAGCCGGCAACGGCCGGCCATGAGGCAATGATTTATCAAGGGCAGGCACCCGAAGCTTTTGAAATTGACCCGGCTCTCCTGCGATCGGGAACGAATGTCCTGGCGCTTGAGGTGCATAACATTAACAGCACAAGCTCGGACTTGACGCTGATTCCCTTCCTTTCGGTCGCCGTACCCGAGCCGCCTCAGGATGCACCGGCCATTCTCAACTTGAAATCTGCCGCCCTGCACACCAATTTCAAGCTGAATCAGGGCGGCGAGCTGTTGCTGCTCACATCGCCGGACAGCAGCGCGGCAGATTCAGTGCGCATTCCGTCGATGCCTGCAGACATTTCCTTTGGTCGCCGTTCCGACGGAGCCTCCGAGTGGAGCCTGCTCGCCCAGCCGACTCCCGGCGAGCCCAACAAGGATATAGTTTATATCGGCCAAACTGAGGCGCCGATCTTTTCATTGCCCGGCGGTCTTTACAGTCAGCCTATCACCCTCACTCTCAGCGATACGAGCGGTGGAATCATTTACTATACGCTCGACGGCTCGGAACCGACGGAAAAGGTATTTCGCTACACGCGACCGATCCCTTTGAGTCAAACCACGGTCATACGCGCCCGCAGCCTGCGGCCGCCGCTGCAGCCCAGCCGCATTATAACCCATACTTTTGTTTTCAACGAACGGTCTCCTTTTCCTATCGTTTGCCTGACGACGGATCCCGACAACCTTTGGGATTATGAAACCGGCCTGTTTGAAATGGGGCCGAACGCAGCGAGCGATTATCCCTATTTCGGCGCCAACTTTTGGCAGGATTGGGAAAAGCCGGTGCATGTTGAATTCTACGAACCGGACGGCCGCAGAGCCTTCGCCCTGGACGCCGGACTAAAAGTTTTCGGCGGCTGGAGCCGCGGACGTCCGCAAAAGCCGCTGGCAATATTTCGGCGTGCAGAATACGATACGGCGAAAATCCACTATCGTATCTTTCCGGAAAAGGAAATCGACGAGTTCGAAAGCTTTATCCTGCGCAACGGCGGCAACGATTGGGACAATACCTTTTGGCGCGACGGCTTTATGCAGGCGCTGGTGACCGGCGTCACGGATTTGGAAACCATGGCGTTTCGGCCGGCGCATATCTATTTGAACGGCGAATACTGGGGCATCCTCAACATACGCGAAAAGATCAATGAGCATTTTCTGCACGCCAATCGCGGCATCGATCCGGACGCCGTCGACATTCTCGACGGCTCGGGCACCGAAGATTGGCAGGTGATGGCCGGAAGCCGCAAGGCATATGCCGAGCTGCTTGATTTCTTGAATACGCACAATCTGTCTGACCCCCGCAACTATGCCGTGGTTGATTCTCTCATCGACATTGACAACTATATCGACTATCAAATCGCCGAGCAGTTCATCGGCAACACCGACTGGCCTGGCAACAACATCAAATACTATCGGCCGCATCGGCCGGGCGGCAAATGGCGCTGGCTGATCTACGATACGGACTTTGGTTTTCACCTTTACGATACGCGTTACGATTTCAACATGCTGGAATTTGCCGCGCAGTCGAACGGCCCCTCCTGGCCGAATCCGCCCTGGTCGACGCTGTTGTTGCGCAGGCTTTTGGAAAACGAAACGTTCCGGCAAAAGTTCATTATTCGCTTTGCCGATCTGCTCAATACCGCATTCGTGCCGGCGCGGGTGAAAAGCTTTATCGACCGTTTTGATGCGATGTTCCGAAGTGAAATCGAGCGCCAGCGCAGCCGTTGGCCGGGCTCCTTAGGCGGCTATGCCGGCAGTCTCAGCCGCATGCGCACTTTTGCCGATCGCCGACCGGCATTCGTCCGTTCGCACCTGCGCAGCTATTTCAAGTTGGCGGGAGAATTCGAGTTGGCGGTCGGCGTCAAAGGCGGTGGGCGAGTACGCGTCAACACGGTTGCGCCGGACGAATTTCCCTGGCGCGGCATCTATTTTCAGGGGATGCCGATCACGTTGACGGCTGTTCCTGATGCCGGTTACCGTTTTACAGGGTGGTCGCGGGCTGATTTCGGTGTTAAACCGACAATAACATTTCTCGGCACCGGCAACCAGGAAATCATCGCCTTCTTCGAGCCGGCAAAAGAAACAAGTGATCCACTGATCAGTGAGATCAATTATAACAGCAGCCCGCTCTTTCCGGCCAAAGACTGGATTGAGCTTTACAACCCGAGCGCTGTCTCAATCCGCCTGGCGGGCTGGATCATTCGCGACAGCCGGCCCGACCACCGCTTTGTTCTTCCGGATGATGCCGTGTTGCCGGCCTTCGGCTTTGCCGTTATCTGCGCCGATACGCTGCAGATGAAAAAGCTGTTTCCTCGTCTGCAAACTGTCTACGGCAATATGCCGTTTGATTTTTCCAACAGCGGCGATGCGGTTGTATTGTGTCGTCCATCGGGGGAGGCCGCCGATTCGGTATTTTACAGCGACGAGTGGCCGTGGCCCGAAACTGCCGACGGTCAAGGGTACACCTTGGAGCTGATCGACCCGAATTCGGATCGCAATCAACCGTCGTCATGGACAGCCTCGCAAATTTTCGGCGGCACTCCCGGAAGACCGTTCCGAAAAGAATCGGTCATTGCCGGGATCGAAAAAGCCGCCCCGCCGATTTTTAGTCTGTCACAGAATTATCCGAATCCCTTCAATTCCGAAACACGGATTCGCTATTCTATTCCCTTTTCCGGCAAAGTCTCGCTGAGAGTTTTCGATATTTTAGGCAGGGAAGTTGCCTGCTTGGCGGACGAGGTTCAGGAGGCGGGAGAGAGGCAAATTACCTGGCAACCGGATCTGCCCTCCAGCGTCTATTTTTACCGTATATCCGTCAAAGCCGGAGAAAGAACATTAACAATGACAAAGAAAATGATTCTAATTCGCTAG
- a CDS encoding translocation/assembly module TamB domain-containing protein produces the protein MIRRALIWFARLTVGLLLFCFVVLFTLLLALQNKEFKSIAAKRVTAHLSRRWGAELYIGSLEGNLYSHFCLKKASLIFHSDTLLSIARLEASYRLKPLLHKQLFIDSLCIDHPKVRLLRNENGEPILITLFKLQPESTPESPSIKRGMGRPFTLFLDRLILRNGHVESAGGPDWVPEETDSIHIDAQLQIGRANRFALHRAHFSTRHPNLKINNLRFILQSDSAGVELRDFELRTAENCFFASAAAQKPLLTDGHFTLQTDSLNAQELHLRLPTLRIPGRPSLSLNGSLTEQILQADLAVSSDQAFLRLQGNVHPFPAFFSDSLIERRFSLQARVQKLQITDWLASVDGPSEISGEIEATGSGTSWRAMSGRAVVQLSGFYREWKATSLNAQIELAAGSLSGELEARLPAGDVKLFAQIDDFFGRQKFKTRLIAEGIDLAALPAGQLPSSHINLQLRADGSGLSLQRLMATGTLAADATTVAGMSADSLRLWFAVQEKRVIVDTMALFLPQLMVTMNGSASFAGRFDAELAARFGPCLYEPPLRSLPQLCGVLSAELHGTIDSLAAKANLRAAPLLWDSLRVDTLALAAEATLIDGRLGGRYSLKTRDIRRGSLKFAKVTSNGTIHNHIVDLDLNIAHAVGDLRAAARILRGDSLQVELGRLDLDLRDQAWRLVESPARICLADDNLCIDNLHLGQAMPDSAAGRLRLNGRLSKSGRQEMTLDISQFNLHLLSRLNMNLPIVGILEAHLDLSGDAKQPIMQLEADIENGGYREAVVDRARILARYADETLTANSGLFLNGDSLSLQVTLPLRITQEEGKIERIQNRPLFWKVDTELLPLEKLLQAPKPFDDLRGSLEVHVFSQDNLDFVRPQGTIRLRDGRILLQKFGFELGPLQADVALSPKLVRLEQLTGRRGRGLVRLSGAAEFDRHIEKVDLRAVAERFVVSNRSPHELQVDADLYLRGAPPELILGGTIRVLQAAFHTAAFSSAGSPEVEETKMPLLVEALGADSLVIPEKTEASGGLPLWPNLRTEIKVILPRNCWIYNNNLRVELAGEADIFKTREEIQVFGTIRTLRGWYELLGKRFTLAEGEITFQGGKVEDAQLSVKADYIFRDSQRNRRTLRLTIRGKVAAPEFAFTVDDQPVTEGEAVAYMLFGKSLADMSNTRLLQAGVRPERLAADAAAGLLTAQLARRLGNVLDLDMVELQGQENFNAASFVVGKYLTPDLFFSYEQTLGVLEQDRPSRIVTVEYELTRRLFLRLISGDTRSSGADLIFKWTN, from the coding sequence ATGATCCGTCGAGCTTTAATATGGTTCGCTCGTCTGACCGTCGGCCTGCTTCTCTTCTGCTTTGTCGTTCTCTTTACGCTTTTGCTGGCGTTACAAAATAAAGAATTCAAATCTATTGCGGCAAAAAGGGTGACGGCACATCTCTCCCGTCGCTGGGGTGCCGAGCTGTACATCGGCAGTCTCGAGGGCAATCTCTACTCTCACTTTTGCCTTAAAAAAGCTTCGCTCATCTTCCACTCCGATACTCTGCTTTCCATTGCTCGGCTTGAGGCATCCTATCGTCTCAAACCGCTCCTGCATAAACAGCTTTTTATCGATTCATTATGCATTGATCATCCAAAGGTCCGTCTCCTGCGCAACGAGAACGGTGAGCCGATCCTCATCACCCTCTTCAAGCTGCAGCCCGAATCAACGCCCGAATCGCCGAGCATCAAACGCGGCATGGGGAGACCCTTTACCCTCTTCTTAGACCGCCTGATTCTGCGCAACGGCCATGTCGAATCAGCCGGCGGACCCGACTGGGTGCCGGAAGAAACCGACTCGATTCATATCGATGCGCAATTACAAATCGGCCGAGCGAACCGTTTTGCCCTGCACCGAGCTCATTTTTCGACTCGGCATCCGAACCTAAAGATTAACAATCTGCGATTCATTTTGCAATCTGATTCTGCAGGCGTGGAATTACGCGATTTCGAACTACGAACCGCTGAAAATTGTTTTTTTGCCTCGGCGGCTGCACAAAAACCGCTCTTGACCGACGGACACTTTACCCTTCAAACCGATTCCTTGAACGCGCAAGAGCTTCATTTGCGCCTCCCGACCCTGCGCATTCCCGGCAGACCTTCGCTTTCGTTGAACGGCTCGCTAACAGAGCAAATTCTTCAGGCGGACCTGGCCGTATCGAGCGATCAGGCCTTTCTCCGCCTGCAGGGAAACGTTCATCCTTTTCCCGCATTTTTCAGCGATTCGCTCATCGAGCGGCGTTTTTCTTTACAGGCACGTGTTCAAAAATTGCAAATTACGGACTGGCTCGCTTCCGTCGACGGACCAAGCGAGATAAGCGGTGAAATCGAGGCGACCGGATCCGGCACATCCTGGCGCGCGATGAGCGGCCGGGCTGTCGTGCAGCTAAGCGGATTTTACCGGGAGTGGAAAGCAACGTCCCTGAATGCGCAAATAGAACTGGCTGCAGGCTCGCTGAGCGGCGAGCTGGAGGCTCGTCTTCCTGCCGGCGATGTCAAGCTGTTTGCCCAGATCGACGACTTTTTTGGCAGACAAAAGTTTAAGACCCGCCTCATCGCCGAAGGTATTGACCTTGCTGCGCTTCCGGCAGGTCAATTGCCGAGTTCGCATATCAATCTGCAGCTCAGAGCCGACGGCAGCGGTCTAAGTCTCCAGCGTCTGATGGCTACCGGCACACTGGCGGCCGATGCAACTACAGTCGCGGGCATGTCCGCCGATTCGCTACGCCTTTGGTTCGCAGTGCAGGAAAAGAGGGTCATTGTCGATACCATGGCTCTTTTTCTTCCTCAACTGATGGTGACAATGAACGGCAGTGCTTCCTTTGCCGGCCGCTTCGATGCCGAGCTTGCGGCGCGATTCGGCCCATGCCTTTATGAGCCTCCCTTGCGTTCACTGCCCCAATTGTGCGGCGTTTTGTCCGCCGAACTCCATGGCACCATCGATTCACTCGCTGCGAAAGCAAACCTCAGAGCCGCTCCGCTTCTCTGGGACTCCCTACGTGTCGATACACTCGCGCTGGCAGCCGAAGCGACGCTCATCGACGGTAGACTCGGCGGGCGCTACTCGCTGAAGACTCGGGACATCCGCAGAGGCAGCTTAAAGTTTGCAAAAGTTACATCGAATGGAACAATACATAACCATATAGTCGATTTGGATTTGAATATTGCCCATGCCGTCGGGGACCTACGCGCTGCCGCGCGGATTTTACGGGGCGATTCTTTGCAGGTCGAGCTCGGCAGGCTGGATCTCGACCTTCGCGATCAGGCATGGCGCCTTGTCGAATCACCGGCGCGCATTTGCCTGGCAGACGATAACCTGTGCATCGACAATCTGCACCTTGGGCAGGCTATGCCGGATTCCGCTGCCGGCCGCCTGCGGCTCAACGGACGACTCTCGAAAAGCGGCCGTCAAGAAATGACTCTTGACATCTCGCAGTTTAACCTTCATCTACTCTCTCGCTTAAACATGAACCTGCCCATAGTCGGCATTTTAGAAGCGCATCTTGACTTGTCCGGGGATGCAAAACAGCCGATTATGCAGTTGGAGGCTGACATAGAAAACGGCGGCTATCGCGAGGCAGTGGTCGATCGCGCCCGCATCTTGGCCCGCTATGCCGACGAAACCTTAACGGCCAATTCAGGCCTTTTTCTAAACGGCGACAGCCTTTCCCTGCAGGTTACCTTGCCCCTCCGCATAACGCAGGAAGAGGGGAAAATCGAAAGAATTCAAAATCGCCCTCTTTTCTGGAAAGTCGACACCGAGCTGCTCCCGCTCGAGAAACTGTTGCAGGCGCCGAAACCCTTTGATGACCTGCGCGGCTCACTGGAGGTACATGTCTTTTCTCAGGACAACCTTGATTTTGTCCGTCCTCAAGGCACTATTCGATTGCGCGACGGACGCATCCTTTTACAAAAGTTCGGCTTTGAGCTCGGTCCGCTGCAGGCCGATGTGGCATTGTCGCCGAAGCTCGTGCGGCTGGAACAGCTGACCGGTCGTCGGGGCCGGGGTCTGGTGCGGCTCTCCGGCGCTGCCGAATTCGACCGTCATATCGAAAAGGTCGATCTGCGGGCTGTCGCCGAGCGATTCGTTGTCTCGAATCGCTCGCCGCATGAGCTGCAGGTCGATGCCGATCTTTACCTGCGAGGCGCGCCGCCGGAGCTGATTCTCGGCGGAACGATTCGCGTCCTACAGGCAGCATTTCATACTGCTGCGTTTTCTTCAGCAGGTTCTCCCGAGGTAGAAGAAACCAAAATGCCCCTGTTGGTCGAGGCGTTGGGCGCCGACTCGCTCGTCATACCCGAGAAAACAGAGGCTTCTGGGGGGCTGCCGCTCTGGCCGAATTTGCGCACCGAGATCAAAGTCATTTTGCCGCGCAACTGCTGGATCTATAACAACAACCTGCGCGTCGAGCTGGCAGGCGAGGCGGACATTTTCAAGACCAGAGAAGAGATCCAAGTGTTCGGCACGATCCGGACATTACGGGGTTGGTATGAATTGCTGGGCAAGCGTTTTACTTTGGCCGAGGGAGAAATTACTTTTCAAGGAGGCAAAGTGGAAGATGCGCAGCTGTCCGTCAAGGCAGATTACATCTTTCGCGACAGCCAACGCAACCGACGCACGCTGCGATTGACGATTCGCGGCAAAGTCGCTGCACCAGAGTTCGCCTTTACCGTGGACGATCAGCCGGTCACTGAAGGCGAAGCCGTCGCGTATATGCTGTTCGGTAAATCCCTTGCAGATATGAGCAACACTCGGCTGCTGCAGGCGGGCGTGCGGCCGGAGCGGTTGGCCGCCGATGCCGCAGCCGGTTTGTTGACGGCGCAACTCGCCCGGCGTCTCGGCAACGTTCTCGACCTTGATATGGTCGAACTGCAGGGACAGGAAAATTTCAATGCCGCTTCGTTCGTGGTGGGCAAGTATCTCACCCCGGATCTCTTTTTCAGCTACGAGCAAACTCTTGGAGTTTTGGAACAAGATCGGCCCTCGCGCATCGTCACGGTTGAGTATGAACTGACCAGACGTCTTTTTCTTCGCCTGATCAGCGGCGACACCCGCAGCTCCGGCGCCGACTTGATTTTTAAATGGACGAACTGA
- a CDS encoding BamA/TamA family outer membrane protein yields MKKTVVNFIIVLLLAINGKAETPINGLYRIAKLSLKGNFSFSNAQLLQLINSRPPSFRQRLVYGAELPPFAETLIENDLRQIVRFYRQEGFLDAVAVLTEKRINAKKQTIELVIEIIEGIPVKIENVTTEFDSLENTIQAASLRSLAQAVLQLRPGRRFRDETFYADVERLQQALAEAGYPYARIDHRLMVDKQRHRASIVYNIALGPSCVFGQVLLDGRQENDPLVLNQLAFRPGQAFAKKPLDRTQRRLYALNVFEFVTVRALLPHPPQREIPVEIRVRPAPRTTVKAGVGYGREEALRAFVSLQRLSFLGGARRLDLQVKHSGLEPYMLDLRLVQPAFLRPTASLGVNPFMRSQFEPAFRLSRNGVNLFYQESIGETMSAGLTYIFEQVDLDLNSLAAPRVTDELRGLYNKSSLLFAVSKNTTDDLFAPNEGTRFTLSAKYSGLGAGEYHYSKWLMDIRRYQQRLGGVVAARISVGKIDSYDPIKVVPVEDLFFSGGANSIRGWGRYELGPRADDGKPLGGTAIFEASLEMRLPLYRFLQSALFIDAGNVFIDRLNLLDSRIAVGCGLRFKTPVGPLRLDLARPISESGALRWHLTVGEAF; encoded by the coding sequence GTGAAAAAAACGGTTGTAAACTTTATAATTGTTCTGCTCCTGGCGATAAATGGAAAGGCGGAAACACCGATCAACGGCCTCTATCGCATCGCCAAATTAAGTCTGAAAGGTAATTTTTCGTTTTCCAACGCCCAGCTTTTACAGCTGATCAACTCTCGGCCGCCGAGTTTTAGGCAACGGTTAGTGTACGGTGCAGAGCTGCCGCCTTTTGCGGAAACACTAATCGAGAATGATTTGCGTCAAATTGTACGCTTTTACCGTCAGGAGGGCTTTCTCGATGCCGTCGCCGTTCTTACCGAAAAACGAATCAATGCAAAAAAGCAGACGATAGAGTTGGTTATCGAGATCATCGAAGGGATTCCCGTAAAAATTGAAAATGTGACGACAGAATTCGATTCCCTAGAAAACACGATTCAAGCGGCTTCGCTGCGCAGTCTGGCACAGGCGGTATTGCAGCTCAGACCGGGCAGGCGGTTTCGAGACGAGACGTTCTACGCGGATGTGGAGCGGCTGCAGCAGGCGCTTGCCGAGGCCGGTTATCCTTACGCCCGCATCGACCACCGCCTTATGGTCGACAAGCAACGTCATCGGGCGTCTATAGTTTACAATATTGCTCTCGGCCCGAGCTGCGTTTTTGGGCAGGTCCTTTTGGACGGCCGACAAGAAAATGATCCGCTTGTTCTGAATCAATTAGCTTTCCGTCCCGGCCAAGCTTTTGCCAAAAAGCCCTTGGACCGTACCCAACGACGACTCTATGCCCTTAATGTCTTTGAATTCGTGACCGTTCGCGCACTGCTGCCGCATCCGCCGCAGCGCGAAATTCCGGTGGAAATTCGGGTTCGACCGGCGCCCCGCACGACTGTAAAAGCGGGCGTAGGTTACGGTCGCGAAGAGGCGCTGCGCGCCTTTGTTTCTCTCCAGCGCCTCAGCTTTTTGGGCGGGGCAAGAAGACTCGATCTTCAGGTCAAACACTCCGGACTCGAGCCGTACATGCTTGATCTTCGGCTGGTGCAGCCTGCGTTTTTGCGACCGACGGCTTCGCTCGGCGTTAACCCATTTATGCGCAGCCAGTTCGAACCTGCCTTTCGTTTGAGCCGCAACGGCGTTAATTTATTCTACCAGGAAAGCATCGGCGAAACGATGAGCGCCGGATTGACCTACATATTCGAACAAGTGGACCTCGATTTGAACAGCCTCGCTGCTCCCCGCGTAACTGACGAGCTGCGCGGACTCTATAACAAGTCGAGCCTGCTTTTCGCTGTCTCAAAGAACACCACCGACGATCTCTTTGCGCCGAACGAAGGCACTCGATTCACGCTCTCGGCAAAATACAGCGGATTGGGGGCCGGCGAGTATCACTATTCCAAATGGCTGATGGATATTAGACGATATCAGCAACGGCTGGGCGGAGTCGTAGCCGCACGGATTTCAGTCGGCAAAATTGATTCCTACGACCCGATCAAAGTTGTGCCGGTCGAAGACCTCTTTTTTTCCGGCGGCGCCAACTCGATCCGCGGATGGGGACGCTACGAGTTGGGACCGCGCGCCGACGACGGAAAACCGCTTGGCGGTACGGCAATTTTCGAAGCATCGCTCGAAATGCGGCTGCCGCTCTACCGCTTTCTGCAAAGCGCCCTTTTTATCGACGCCGGCAATGTCTTTATCGATCGTCTGAACCTGCTGGACAGCCGCATCGCCGTCGGCTGCGGACTGCGCTTCAAAACGCCGGTGGGCCCATTGCGCCTCGACCTTGCGCGACCGATATCCGAAAGCGGGGCGTTGCGCTGGCACTTGACCGTGGGGGAGGCCTTTTGA